In Armatimonadota bacterium, one DNA window encodes the following:
- a CDS encoding xanthine dehydrogenase family protein molybdopterin-binding subunit produces the protein MSVITKVSRRTVLNAGMIAGGGLVLGCVLPSRKAAGASNEAAQNATLNVFVSIDTTGVVSILAPRPECGTGVKTSLPMCVAEELGVDWKSIKVVMSKADGGMRQYGGQGIGGSNSIRGSFSAMRWAGATAALMLRQAAAQKWNIGVEQCRIENGSILGGNSGQRVTFGELAAIAAKLPVPERSAVTLKKPSEFKLLGKPTKMVDTPAVVQGKAVFALDSRPKGAKVAVIARPVPFGGKVKSFDDTEAKKVS, from the coding sequence GTGAGCGTTATCACCAAAGTTTCCCGACGCACGGTTCTGAATGCCGGCATGATCGCCGGCGGAGGGCTCGTGTTGGGTTGCGTGTTGCCGAGCCGCAAAGCGGCCGGTGCGTCGAACGAGGCAGCCCAAAACGCGACGCTTAATGTCTTCGTTTCCATCGACACGACAGGAGTCGTTTCGATCCTCGCGCCAAGGCCCGAGTGCGGTACCGGCGTGAAGACTTCCCTTCCCATGTGCGTCGCTGAAGAGCTCGGTGTGGACTGGAAGTCGATAAAGGTTGTCATGTCGAAGGCCGACGGGGGCATGCGACAGTACGGCGGCCAGGGCATTGGAGGCAGCAACAGCATTCGCGGGAGTTTTTCGGCGATGCGCTGGGCCGGCGCTACTGCAGCCCTCATGCTGAGGCAGGCGGCTGCTCAGAAGTGGAACATCGGCGTCGAGCAGTGCCGCATCGAGAACGGCTCGATCCTCGGTGGCAACTCGGGCCAGCGCGTTACCTTCGGCGAATTGGCGGCCATCGCAGCGAAGCTGCCGGTTCCCGAGCGTTCGGCGGTCACGCTCAAGAAGCCCAGCGAGTTCAAGCTTCTCGGCAAGCCCACCAAGATGGTGGACACGCCCGCGGTCGTTCAAGGCAAGGCGGTGTTTGCCCTCGATTCGCGTCCCAAGGGAGCCAAGGTGGCGGTCATCGCGCGGCCCGTGCCGTTTGGCGGCAAGGTGAAGAGCTTCGACGACACCGAAGCCAAGAAGGTCTCCG
- a CDS encoding (2Fe-2S)-binding protein, producing MAKFSINVNGQKRDFDADPDMPLLWALRDLLDIKGPKYGCGVGDCAACTVLLDGKTHKSCFLPVSEVKNQKVMTIEGLSKDGSHPVQQAWIEEDVPQCGYCQGGQILAAAALLKAKPNPTDAEIDAGMGANLCRCGTYPRIKKAIKRAAKMGGSK from the coding sequence GTGGCCAAATTCAGCATCAACGTCAACGGCCAGAAACGGGATTTCGACGCCGATCCCGACATGCCCTTGCTTTGGGCTCTTCGAGACCTATTGGACATCAAGGGACCTAAGTACGGTTGTGGTGTCGGAGATTGTGCCGCGTGTACGGTGCTCCTCGACGGCAAGACCCACAAGAGCTGTTTCCTGCCCGTTTCCGAGGTCAAGAACCAGAAGGTGATGACCATCGAGGGGCTCTCCAAAGACGGCTCGCACCCGGTTCAGCAGGCTTGGATCGAGGAAGATGTGCCGCAGTGTGGCTATTGCCAGGGCGGACAGATCCTTGCCGCAGCCGCACTCCTTAAGGCAAAGCCGAATCCGACTGACGCCGAAATTGACGCCGGAATGGGCGCAAACCTTTGCCGATGCGGCACCTATCCGCGCATCAAGAAGGCGATCAAGCGAGCAGCGAAAATGGGAGGTTCCAAGTGA
- the glnA gene encoding type I glutamate--ammonia ligase, translated as MTAKDAVAFVHGNKAKFVDIRFTDLFGQWQHFSMSAEDFKEETFEDGIGFDGSSIRGFQAINESDMLLIPDPASMFMDPFAEHETAVVICNIEDPITRQPYSRDPRYVAHKCLQYMRSAGIADEAYFGPEAEFFLFDSLLYENNPWKSGFAIDSDEAHWNSGKEDNSGFTIRPKGGYFPCGPMDKLQDVRSEIVTQLQAVGIDVEVHHHEVATAGQCEIDMRFSPLIPMADNLLKYKYVIRQTAYRHGYIACFMPKPLFGDNGSGMHIHMSLWKNGETLMYDETGYAGLSDISRWYIGGILKHAAALLAFCAPTTNSYRRLVPGYEAPINLMYSQRNRSACVRIPMYSKSPKAKRIEFRAPDPMANPYLAFSACLMAGLDGIQNKIEPPKPMDKDLYELPPEEKKNIPQTPGSLRATLEALAKDHDFLMKGDVFTKDLIDTYIEYKLLNECDAIDLRPHPYEFFLYADA; from the coding sequence ATGACCGCAAAGGATGCCGTCGCCTTCGTTCATGGCAACAAGGCAAAATTCGTCGACATACGCTTCACCGACCTTTTCGGCCAGTGGCAGCACTTCTCGATGTCCGCCGAGGACTTCAAGGAAGAGACTTTCGAAGACGGGATCGGCTTCGATGGCTCCAGCATTCGGGGCTTCCAGGCTATCAACGAATCCGACATGCTGCTCATCCCCGACCCGGCCTCCATGTTTATGGATCCCTTCGCCGAGCACGAGACCGCCGTCGTCATCTGCAACATCGAGGACCCGATCACCCGCCAGCCCTATTCGCGCGATCCGCGGTATGTGGCCCACAAATGCCTCCAGTACATGCGCTCCGCCGGCATCGCCGACGAGGCCTACTTTGGGCCCGAGGCCGAGTTCTTCCTGTTCGATTCGCTGCTGTACGAGAACAACCCGTGGAAGTCCGGCTTCGCGATTGACAGCGACGAGGCCCATTGGAACAGCGGAAAGGAAGACAATTCTGGCTTTACGATCCGGCCCAAGGGCGGCTACTTCCCTTGCGGACCCATGGACAAGCTGCAGGACGTCCGCTCGGAGATCGTGACCCAGCTTCAGGCCGTAGGTATCGACGTGGAGGTGCACCACCACGAGGTGGCGACTGCCGGGCAGTGCGAGATCGACATGCGCTTCTCGCCGCTCATTCCGATGGCCGACAACCTGTTGAAGTACAAGTACGTGATTCGGCAGACCGCCTATCGGCATGGCTATATCGCCTGCTTCATGCCCAAGCCGCTTTTCGGCGACAACGGCAGCGGCATGCACATCCACATGAGCCTCTGGAAGAACGGCGAGACGCTGATGTACGATGAGACCGGCTATGCGGGCCTCTCGGACATCTCGCGCTGGTACATCGGCGGCATCCTGAAGCACGCGGCCGCGCTGCTAGCCTTCTGCGCGCCCACCACCAACAGCTATCGCCGTCTGGTGCCGGGCTATGAGGCGCCGATCAACCTGATGTACTCGCAGCGCAACCGTTCGGCTTGCGTTCGAATCCCCATGTACAGCAAGTCGCCCAAGGCCAAACGCATCGAGTTCCGTGCGCCGGACCCCATGGCGAACCCGTATCTGGCGTTCAGCGCGTGCCTGATGGCCGGCCTCGATGGCATTCAGAACAAGATCGAGCCGCCCAAGCCGATGGACAAGGACCTCTACGAGCTGCCACCCGAGGAGAAGAAGAACATCCCGCAAACGCCGGGATCGCTCCGGGCCACCCTCGAGGCGCTGGCCAAGGACCACGACTTCCTGATGAAGGGCGACGTGTTCACCAAGGACCTGATCGATACTTACATCGAGTACAAGCTGCTCAACGAGTGCGACGCGATCGACCTGCGTCCGCACCCCTATGAGTTCTTCCTCTACGCGGACGCGTAA
- a CDS encoding GNAT family N-acetyltransferase, translating into MSVRVRPYEPADLEGFKNVRQHVYHGGAPIPEDTQLFRDDIRVTVVEKEGKIVASANALDMRIACRGGVLRNAGVAAVGVLPEERSSGVGSDLMRGAVREYFGAGFLLSSLYPYRGAFYRRFGYEFSGKTLEIKAPSQKIPKVQPLLPVRQIPVEEAGLLRPCYETFTGRYNGMNLRNDDQWWRHLGREKPYTIYVVGEPVEAYVSVRLVAGFFENQEVHEFVWTTQRGYLAALSLIRSLGINQNSVSWFEPADSPFQAQFDEQGIEFKYDWPRPMWRAINVPECLAAIKPSGTGEVTLRVEDPLIPENEGPWRIQFGSEQVEVERADSGAVEIGIHAFSQALMGEPCFTRCLEQGRATARTDEAVSAMEALLPGAIVYTMDFF; encoded by the coding sequence ATGAGCGTTCGCGTCCGCCCCTATGAGCCTGCTGACCTGGAAGGATTCAAGAACGTGCGTCAGCACGTGTACCATGGCGGGGCACCGATTCCGGAGGACACGCAGCTCTTTCGGGACGACATTCGCGTCACCGTTGTCGAGAAGGAAGGCAAAATCGTGGCCAGCGCGAACGCGCTCGATATGCGCATCGCCTGCCGAGGCGGGGTGCTTCGGAACGCCGGAGTCGCGGCCGTTGGCGTCCTTCCAGAGGAGCGATCGAGCGGTGTGGGGTCGGACCTGATGCGCGGCGCCGTCCGCGAGTATTTCGGCGCCGGCTTTCTGCTCTCAAGCCTCTACCCCTACCGGGGCGCGTTCTATCGCAGGTTTGGCTACGAGTTCAGTGGCAAGACGCTGGAGATCAAAGCCCCTTCCCAAAAAATCCCCAAGGTCCAGCCACTGCTGCCCGTTCGTCAGATTCCTGTCGAAGAGGCCGGGCTTTTGCGGCCGTGCTACGAGACCTTCACAGGGCGCTACAACGGGATGAACCTCAGAAACGACGACCAATGGTGGCGGCACCTTGGCCGGGAAAAGCCCTACACGATCTATGTTGTCGGCGAGCCCGTCGAGGCCTACGTGTCGGTCCGACTGGTTGCAGGGTTCTTTGAGAACCAGGAGGTCCATGAATTCGTGTGGACCACCCAGCGAGGCTATCTCGCCGCGCTTTCACTGATCCGCTCTCTGGGCATCAATCAGAACTCGGTGAGCTGGTTCGAGCCGGCGGATTCGCCGTTTCAGGCTCAGTTCGACGAACAGGGGATCGAGTTCAAATATGACTGGCCCCGGCCTATGTGGCGCGCCATTAACGTGCCTGAGTGTCTCGCCGCAATCAAACCGTCTGGGACCGGAGAGGTCACGTTGAGGGTCGAAGACCCGTTGATTCCAGAAAACGAGGGCCCTTGGCGGATCCAGTTTGGCTCAGAGCAAGTCGAAGTGGAGAGGGCGGATTCTGGTGCTGTGGAGATCGGTATTCACGCCTTTTCCCAGGCGCTGATGGGCGAACCATGTTTCACCCGTTGCCTGGAGCAGGGAAGAGCCACGGCGCGGACGGACGAAGCCGTATCCGCAATGGAAGCGCTCCTTCCTGGGGCCATCGTGTACACGATGGACTTCTTCTAG
- the pruA gene encoding L-glutamate gamma-semialdehyde dehydrogenase, whose protein sequence is MSLGAFDYPRPQNEPVLTYAPGTKEREILKAALREMKARPTEVPMMIGGKEVRTGKLKEMRPPHEISHVLGTYHQGEAGHVLAAIDAALAARPTWAETTLEQRAHIFLKAADLISGKYRATINGATMLGQSKNAFQAEIDSACELADFLRFNVHFLSEILKLQPGQAPGMHNRTEYRGLEGFILAVTPFNFTAIAGNLPTSCALCGNVVVWKPSNTQIYSANVIMNILREAGLPDGVVNLVFAPGPTIGEVCLSHPDFAGLHFTGGTGTFNGMWKSIGDNIHRYKGYPRIVGETGGKDFVIAHPSADPQAVVTGLLRGAFEYQGQKCSAASRCYIPSNMASHVREGLVEGVKSFKMGTVEDFSNFVNAVIDEKNFDNILEYLNGAKAATDASILVGGSGDKTEGWFVEPTVIETANPQYRTMCEEIFGPVLTMNVYDESRFEETLHIVDQTSPYALTGSIFSQDRDAVNLATRVLRHAAGNFYVNDKPTGAVVGQQPFGGARGSGTNDKSGSMLNLFRWLSPRTVKETLVSPTDYRYPFLAEP, encoded by the coding sequence ATGAGCCTCGGCGCTTTCGACTACCCCAGACCCCAAAATGAGCCCGTCCTGACCTATGCCCCAGGCACCAAGGAGCGCGAGATCCTTAAGGCCGCTCTGCGCGAAATGAAGGCGCGCCCGACAGAGGTCCCCATGATGATCGGCGGGAAAGAGGTGCGCACCGGGAAACTCAAGGAAATGCGCCCGCCGCACGAAATCTCTCACGTGCTCGGAACCTACCACCAAGGCGAAGCCGGCCACGTCCTGGCGGCCATCGACGCCGCGCTTGCCGCCAGGCCCACATGGGCTGAAACGACTCTTGAGCAGCGGGCCCACATCTTCCTCAAGGCCGCCGACTTGATCTCAGGCAAATACCGCGCCACGATCAACGGCGCAACGATGCTCGGCCAGAGCAAAAACGCCTTTCAAGCGGAAATCGATTCGGCCTGCGAGCTTGCTGATTTCCTCCGGTTCAACGTTCACTTTCTGTCCGAAATCCTCAAACTTCAGCCAGGCCAAGCGCCCGGTATGCACAACCGCACGGAGTACCGGGGCCTCGAGGGTTTTATCCTCGCGGTGACCCCTTTCAACTTTACAGCCATCGCCGGAAACCTCCCCACAAGCTGCGCTCTATGCGGCAACGTGGTGGTCTGGAAGCCCAGCAACACGCAGATCTATAGCGCCAACGTGATCATGAACATCCTGCGCGAGGCCGGGCTGCCCGACGGCGTCGTCAATCTGGTGTTCGCGCCGGGGCCGACGATCGGCGAAGTTTGTCTTTCCCATCCGGATTTCGCCGGCCTTCATTTCACCGGTGGCACGGGCACCTTCAACGGGATGTGGAAGTCCATTGGCGACAACATCCACCGCTACAAGGGCTATCCAAGGATCGTTGGTGAAACGGGCGGCAAGGACTTCGTTATCGCACACCCGAGCGCCGATCCGCAAGCCGTCGTGACCGGTTTGCTCCGTGGAGCGTTCGAGTATCAGGGCCAGAAGTGCTCGGCCGCAAGCCGCTGCTACATCCCCTCCAACATGGCGAGCCATGTGCGTGAGGGCCTCGTCGAAGGGGTGAAGAGCTTCAAGATGGGCACGGTCGAAGACTTTTCGAATTTCGTGAACGCGGTCATCGACGAGAAGAACTTCGACAACATCCTCGAATACTTGAACGGCGCCAAGGCAGCCACCGACGCCTCAATCCTCGTGGGCGGCTCCGGCGACAAGACGGAGGGCTGGTTCGTCGAACCGACGGTCATCGAAACGGCAAATCCCCAATACCGCACCATGTGCGAGGAGATTTTTGGGCCGGTGCTCACGATGAACGTCTATGACGAGAGCAGGTTTGAAGAGACCCTGCACATCGTGGATCAGACGTCGCCTTATGCTTTGACCGGCTCGATCTTCTCGCAGGATCGCGACGCCGTCAACCTGGCAACGAGAGTTCTGCGCCACGCAGCCGGCAACTTCTATGTGAACGACAAGCCCACGGGTGCGGTGGTCGGCCAGCAACCGTTTGGCGGGGCAAGAGGTTCCGGGACGAATGACAAGAGCGGTTCGATGCTCAACCTGTTCCGCTGGCTGAGCCCCAGGACGGTGAAGGAAACGCTGGTCTCCCCCACCGATTACAGGTATCCGTTCCTGGCCGAGCCCTGA
- a CDS encoding cyclic nucleotide-binding domain-containing protein translates to MNIAEAVRHNYLFRGLADAQREAIVNIAKEQFFDGGQVMVRQFDKKSDLMIILTGSALIKSFSEETLAEVGPGSVVGEVSLVDDQPRSATVTAVGHTSAAVIPSCDLDALLVSDAALKAQLFENIGKLLCQRLRTANIQLDAALARIGTAR, encoded by the coding sequence GTGAATATTGCCGAAGCCGTGCGCCACAACTACTTGTTCCGGGGCCTTGCCGATGCCCAGCGTGAGGCGATCGTGAACATCGCCAAAGAGCAATTCTTCGACGGCGGGCAGGTGATGGTGCGCCAGTTCGACAAGAAGAGCGATCTGATGATAATCCTGACCGGCTCTGCGCTGATCAAGAGCTTCTCTGAGGAGACCTTGGCAGAGGTGGGGCCAGGCAGCGTCGTCGGCGAGGTCAGCCTCGTGGACGATCAGCCGCGCTCGGCTACCGTCACGGCCGTGGGGCACACGAGCGCCGCCGTGATCCCGTCATGTGATCTCGACGCGCTTCTGGTTTCCGACGCCGCCCTCAAAGCGCAGCTGTTCGAGAACATCGGGAAGCTCCTTTGCCAGAGGCTGCGCACGGCGAACATCCAGCTCGACGCAGCCCTGGCTCGCATCGGCACGGCACGATAG
- a CDS encoding prepilin-type N-terminal cleavage/methylation domain-containing protein: MKRKVAFTLIELLVVIAIIAILAAILFPVFAQAKNSAKKAVSTSNARNIGMGVMMYLTDYDDKLPMLQYVDPPNPYTWHGWPEMVGPYIKNGNGKDPAGGWELWGFEGIFRSPGDSTKQRNGSYAMHQDLMRDGSAPWNGYSIPPVFSPTNIDMLAEKVLCIERGINLGYANWLQFAAWEWDWTDWLDWDRTNWVPRRTGINRSIEPNHGDCDLAYYEPPSGQTETPESWNMWASCGMFPRYRYNNAVPFIFLDGHAAAWTRSKTGTKVDWAKNIYIREAAQFDSAWYPY; the protein is encoded by the coding sequence ATGAAACGAAAAGTTGCATTCACGCTCATTGAGCTACTTGTCGTCATCGCGATCATCGCCATATTGGCGGCGATCCTTTTCCCTGTCTTTGCTCAAGCGAAGAACTCGGCCAAAAAGGCCGTTTCGACGTCCAACGCCCGAAACATCGGCATGGGCGTCATGATGTATCTGACGGACTACGACGATAAGCTGCCCATGCTGCAGTACGTCGATCCGCCCAACCCCTACACTTGGCACGGCTGGCCCGAGATGGTCGGACCGTACATCAAGAACGGTAATGGAAAGGACCCGGCCGGCGGCTGGGAGCTCTGGGGCTTTGAGGGCATCTTCCGATCGCCCGGCGACTCCACCAAGCAGCGCAACGGCTCCTATGCCATGCACCAGGACCTGATGCGCGACGGATCGGCGCCCTGGAACGGCTATTCGATCCCGCCGGTTTTCAGCCCGACCAACATTGACATGCTGGCCGAGAAGGTCTTGTGTATCGAGCGCGGCATCAACCTGGGCTATGCCAACTGGCTCCAGTTTGCCGCCTGGGAGTGGGACTGGACCGACTGGCTGGACTGGGACCGCACCAACTGGGTGCCGCGGCGAACGGGCATCAACCGCTCGATCGAGCCGAACCATGGCGACTGCGACCTAGCCTATTACGAGCCGCCCTCGGGACAGACCGAGACGCCTGAAAGCTGGAACATGTGGGCAAGCTGCGGCATGTTCCCTCGCTATCGCTACAACAATGCGGTTCCGTTCATCTTCCTGGATGGCCACGCCGCCGCTTGGACCCGATCCAAGACCGGTACGAAGGTCGACTGGGCGAAGAACATCTACATTCGCGAAGCGGCGCAGTTCGACTCGGCTTGGTATCCCTACTAA
- the gcvPB gene encoding aminomethyl-transferring glycine dehydrogenase subunit GcvPB has protein sequence MPTKLVPTPTLIFEKSRPGRIGCNVPHCDTPDVDWREAIGERREELNLPEIAELDLVRHFTNLSQINYGIDTGFYPLGSCTMKYNPKINERTAGLAGFTHVHPMQPAETCQGFLEVIAEVQEILTEVTGFDAMTMQPVAGAHGEQTCLMLVKAYHESRGEGGKRTVVLIPDSAHGTNPASAARCGYAVKPVKTTEDGQTDLESLAAQLDDTVAAFMVTNPSTLGLFEKNIVKVCEMVHAAGAQVFCDGANLNAMVGITRPGDQGFDCMHLNLHKTFTTPHGGGGPGCGAIGAKGHLEPFLPSPVVRRAQSDLSDLSDSSDTSDRKYRTDTQVLLDYDRPLSIGRVSSFWGNSLMAVRALTYLLAMGKEYMPEIARHAVLNANYVQARLKDWIPPAHDRFCMHECVITVEKYKRENGVRALDFSKRLIDYGFHPPTNYFPLIVPECLMIEPTETEAKETLDEFCDTLIAICKEAQSNPDLLHEAPKSQVVGRLDETKAVKDLDVRWRPAKQPVMV, from the coding sequence ATGCCTACCAAGCTGGTCCCCACCCCGACCCTCATCTTTGAAAAGTCTCGCCCTGGACGCATCGGCTGCAACGTGCCCCATTGCGACACGCCAGACGTCGATTGGAGAGAAGCGATAGGCGAGAGGCGAGAGGAATTGAACCTCCCCGAGATCGCCGAGCTCGACCTGGTCCGCCACTTCACGAACCTCAGCCAAATCAACTACGGCATCGACACGGGCTTCTATCCGCTTGGCTCGTGCACGATGAAATACAACCCCAAGATCAATGAGCGCACCGCAGGGCTTGCGGGCTTCACCCACGTCCACCCGATGCAGCCCGCCGAAACGTGCCAGGGTTTCTTGGAGGTGATCGCGGAGGTTCAAGAGATTCTCACGGAGGTTACGGGCTTCGACGCGATGACCATGCAGCCGGTCGCCGGCGCTCATGGCGAGCAGACCTGCCTCATGCTCGTCAAGGCCTACCACGAATCGCGCGGCGAGGGCGGTAAGCGCACCGTCGTACTCATCCCGGACAGCGCGCATGGAACCAACCCTGCCAGCGCGGCGCGTTGCGGCTATGCGGTGAAGCCTGTCAAGACCACCGAGGACGGGCAGACCGACCTAGAGAGCCTGGCTGCGCAGCTCGACGATACGGTGGCTGCGTTTATGGTCACGAACCCTTCGACCCTGGGGCTGTTCGAGAAAAACATTGTCAAGGTGTGCGAGATGGTCCATGCCGCCGGTGCCCAGGTCTTCTGCGACGGCGCGAACCTGAACGCGATGGTGGGCATTACGAGGCCGGGCGATCAGGGCTTCGACTGTATGCACCTGAACCTCCACAAGACCTTCACCACGCCCCACGGTGGCGGTGGTCCCGGATGCGGCGCGATCGGCGCCAAGGGCCATCTGGAGCCGTTTCTGCCGAGCCCGGTGGTGCGCAGGGCCCAGTCTGACTTGTCTGACCTGTCCGACTCGTCGGACACATCCGACAGGAAGTATAGGACCGACACCCAAGTCCTCCTCGACTACGACCGGCCCCTCTCCATCGGGCGCGTCTCCAGCTTCTGGGGCAACTCCCTGATGGCCGTCCGCGCGCTCACTTATCTGTTGGCGATGGGCAAGGAATATATGCCCGAGATTGCTCGCCATGCGGTGCTGAACGCCAACTACGTTCAGGCGCGGCTCAAAGACTGGATCCCCCCGGCTCACGACCGCTTCTGCATGCACGAGTGCGTCATTACGGTTGAAAAGTACAAGCGGGAAAACGGCGTGCGCGCCCTCGACTTCAGCAAGCGGCTCATCGATTACGGCTTCCATCCACCCACCAACTACTTCCCCCTCATCGTGCCGGAGTGCCTGATGATCGAGCCCACGGAGACGGAAGCCAAAGAGACGCTTGACGAGTTCTGCGACACGCTCATTGCCATCTGCAAGGAAGCTCAAAGCAACCCTGACTTGCTCCACGAGGCGCCCAAGTCTCAGGTCGTTGGACGGCTGGACGAGACCAAAGCGGTCAAGGACCTGGACGTCCGCTGGCGGCCCGCGAAGCAGCCTGTGATGGTGTAA
- a CDS encoding MBL fold metallo-hydrolase, producing MTCTLQFCGAAETVTGSKHLLRVRGKQILVDCGLFQGKRELRERNWQPLPIQPHDIDAVVITHAHMDHIGYLPRLVAQGYRGPIYATPGTIGLSRISLPDSGRLQEDDARYRNKHALTRHKPALPLYTEADAFRCLKRFEPVRFDTPFQLPGGVTYRYLPAGHILGSAFASMDLPDGQNLLMSGDLGRYDTPILLDPEAVADTDYLVVESTYGDRLHSVEDPELKLEHILNEAWEQGQCIITPSFAIGRTQELLFYIKRLQDSGRIKRVPIFVDSPMASEATVQYLKHTEEYDREARLVLDQQQNPLEAKDVTWVRDREQSKELNSRQGPMMIISGSGMCNGGRVVHHLLARLERTNTVVLFTGYQAEGTLGRDLIEGEPTVRVLGQEVEVRAKVEKVNALSAHADQGEILRWLSGFQKPPKRTFIVHGEPKAQAALANKIGEVLGWNTTIPRHLETVELV from the coding sequence GTGACCTGTACCCTTCAGTTCTGCGGCGCCGCAGAGACCGTTACCGGCTCCAAACATCTCCTTCGTGTACGTGGCAAGCAAATCCTCGTCGATTGCGGGCTCTTTCAGGGCAAACGCGAACTGCGCGAGCGCAACTGGCAGCCGCTTCCCATCCAGCCTCACGACATCGATGCCGTGGTGATCACCCATGCCCACATGGACCACATCGGCTATCTGCCGAGGTTGGTCGCTCAGGGCTATCGGGGGCCGATCTATGCCACTCCTGGGACCATTGGCCTTTCCAGGATCAGCCTGCCCGATTCCGGCCGCCTGCAAGAAGACGACGCCCGGTACCGCAACAAGCACGCCCTGACCCGGCACAAGCCGGCGCTGCCCCTCTATACCGAAGCCGACGCCTTTCGGTGCCTGAAGCGATTCGAGCCGGTGCGCTTTGATACGCCATTCCAGCTTCCGGGGGGAGTGACCTACAGGTATTTGCCCGCTGGGCACATTCTGGGGTCCGCGTTCGCCTCGATGGATCTGCCGGATGGCCAAAACCTGCTCATGTCGGGGGACCTTGGGCGTTACGACACCCCGATCCTGCTTGATCCCGAAGCTGTCGCGGACACCGACTACCTCGTGGTCGAAAGCACGTATGGGGACCGGCTGCACTCGGTCGAGGACCCCGAGCTCAAGCTGGAGCACATCTTGAACGAGGCGTGGGAGCAGGGGCAATGCATCATCACGCCGAGCTTCGCCATCGGCCGTACCCAAGAGCTGCTCTTCTACATTAAGCGGCTGCAGGATTCAGGACGGATCAAGCGGGTCCCGATCTTCGTTGACAGCCCCATGGCCAGTGAGGCCACGGTCCAGTACCTGAAGCACACGGAGGAATACGACCGAGAAGCGCGCCTGGTGCTCGACCAGCAGCAGAATCCGCTGGAGGCCAAGGACGTGACGTGGGTCCGGGACCGGGAGCAGTCGAAGGAGCTCAACTCGCGCCAGGGCCCGATGATGATCATCAGCGGCAGCGGCATGTGCAACGGCGGGCGAGTGGTGCATCACCTGCTGGCGCGGCTGGAGCGGACCAACACGGTGGTGCTGTTCACCGGGTATCAGGCGGAGGGCACTTTGGGACGGGATCTGATCGAAGGGGAGCCGACGGTTCGCGTGTTGGGTCAGGAGGTCGAGGTCCGCGCGAAGGTGGAGAAGGTGAACGCGCTCTCCGCGCATGCCGACCAGGGCGAGATTCTGAGGTGGCTATCCGGCTTTCAGAAGCCGCCCAAGCGGACCTTCATTGTTCACGGCGAGCCAAAGGCTCAGGCGGCGCTTGCCAACAAGATCGGCGAGGTCCTGGGATGGAACACGACGATTCCGAGACACCTGGAGACTGTGGAGCTGGTGTAG